In one Tessaracoccus palaemonis genomic region, the following are encoded:
- the rpsO gene encoding 30S ribosomal protein S15 — MDAELKKKTIEEYATAPGDTGSPDVQIALLSKRIAHLTEHLKQHKHDHHSHRGLMLMVGKRRRLLNYVAKNDVDHYRELIARLGLRR, encoded by the coding sequence ATGGATGCAGAACTGAAGAAGAAGACGATTGAAGAGTACGCGACCGCGCCTGGTGACACCGGTTCGCCCGATGTGCAGATCGCGCTGCTGTCCAAGCGCATCGCTCACCTGACCGAGCACCTGAAGCAGCACAAGCACGATCACCACAGCCACCGTGGCCTGATGCTCATGGTCGGTAAGCGTCGCCGCCTTCTCAACTACGTTGCGAAGAACGACGTCGACCACTACCGCGAGCTCATCGCGCGCCTCGGGCTGCGTCGCTGA
- a CDS encoding sulfatase-like hydrolase/transferase, whose translation MSTTEKILDRLRRPRHVWGRLVLLLVPIAVMGVWLKLLRIGAFYSDSGPLEVAAKVSSDVAFGAAWVLLWLLACYFTRGRLRTTLFYLAHVATLAFGLLTVINHEYMIRTGTPLTLAKMAFAISEGEQLGGLFGSQITASAVALIVFVVLATTVLPTVLGSLGSRLIRRRPTRRVKVVAATAFVLLLVASTWTAPTSSAAFSLSAPVQLALSPVREAQAYPAALGDSPTPDPDSTRLVARDASAEQKNVVVITLESQRDSSTFPETSEPVTPILDALKEDVAIAPERGYTVLPHTSKALTSVYCGQTPPLDNQNSEADPGSLPMRCLPELLAEQGYHTTFYQSATENFERRRGTVTNFGFEEFTPVDEMDTAGYHKAGYFGWEDDIMLAPQREWLQANGDEPFLMGMLTVTAHHDYNLDGWDTIDFVDDPLLNKYLNVVHYQDQFVGKVLDMFKDLGLYDDTIFVITGDHGEGFGEHRIYQHDDTIYDEGLRIPYLIIDPSRDAQTVDGAANQLAVVPTVADLAGFDLVSNDEYRPSLVSGEEQGTLFATCYARGKCAATFTGDYKVIHHFGDRRDEVYNLVEDPYELNDLAAEMDSEWIAEQADAAVAWYLTTEHAYANFRGEE comes from the coding sequence ATGAGCACCACAGAGAAGATCCTCGACCGACTGCGCCGGCCCCGACATGTCTGGGGGCGGCTGGTCCTGCTGCTCGTGCCCATTGCCGTGATGGGCGTGTGGCTGAAGCTGCTGAGGATCGGCGCGTTCTACTCGGACTCCGGGCCGCTGGAGGTCGCCGCGAAGGTGTCCTCCGACGTCGCGTTCGGCGCCGCCTGGGTGCTGCTGTGGCTGCTCGCCTGCTACTTCACCCGGGGTCGTCTCCGCACCACGCTGTTCTACCTCGCGCATGTCGCGACGCTGGCGTTCGGCCTCCTGACGGTCATCAACCACGAGTACATGATCCGCACGGGCACGCCGCTGACGCTGGCGAAGATGGCCTTCGCGATCAGCGAGGGAGAGCAGCTCGGCGGGCTGTTCGGGTCGCAGATCACGGCCAGCGCCGTCGCGCTGATCGTGTTCGTCGTGCTCGCCACGACCGTCCTGCCGACCGTGCTCGGCTCGCTCGGCTCCCGGCTCATCCGTCGCCGCCCCACCCGTCGCGTCAAGGTCGTGGCCGCCACGGCCTTCGTGCTGCTGCTGGTGGCGAGCACCTGGACCGCCCCGACATCGTCCGCGGCGTTCTCCCTGTCCGCTCCGGTACAGCTGGCGCTCTCCCCGGTGCGCGAGGCGCAGGCCTACCCGGCTGCCCTCGGCGACAGCCCCACCCCCGACCCGGACTCGACGAGGCTCGTCGCCCGCGACGCATCCGCCGAGCAGAAGAACGTCGTCGTCATCACGCTGGAGTCCCAGCGCGACTCGTCGACGTTCCCCGAGACCAGCGAGCCCGTCACCCCGATCCTCGACGCGCTGAAGGAGGACGTGGCCATCGCGCCGGAGCGCGGCTACACGGTGCTGCCGCACACCTCGAAGGCGCTCACCTCCGTCTACTGCGGCCAGACCCCGCCGCTCGACAACCAGAACTCGGAGGCCGATCCGGGCTCGCTGCCGATGCGCTGCCTCCCGGAGCTGCTGGCCGAGCAGGGCTACCACACGACCTTCTACCAGAGCGCCACCGAGAACTTCGAGCGTCGCCGCGGCACGGTCACCAACTTCGGTTTCGAGGAGTTCACCCCCGTCGACGAGATGGACACCGCCGGCTACCACAAGGCCGGCTATTTCGGCTGGGAGGACGACATCATGCTCGCCCCGCAGCGCGAGTGGCTGCAGGCCAACGGCGACGAGCCGTTCCTGATGGGCATGCTGACCGTCACCGCCCACCACGACTACAACCTCGACGGCTGGGACACCATCGACTTCGTCGACGACCCGCTGCTGAACAAGTACCTCAACGTCGTGCACTACCAGGACCAGTTCGTCGGCAAGGTGCTCGACATGTTCAAGGACCTCGGCCTCTACGACGACACCATCTTCGTCATCACCGGCGACCACGGGGAGGGCTTCGGCGAGCACCGCATCTACCAGCACGACGACACGATCTACGACGAGGGCCTGCGCATCCCGTACCTGATCATCGACCCGTCGCGCGACGCGCAGACCGTCGACGGTGCCGCGAACCAGCTGGCCGTCGTCCCGACCGTCGCGGACCTTGCCGGTTTCGACCTCGTCAGCAACGACGAGTACCGCCCGTCCCTGGTGAGCGGCGAGGAGCAGGGCACGCTGTTCGCGACCTGCTACGCCCGCGGGAAGTGCGCCGCCACGTTCACGGGCGACTACAAGGTCATCCACCACTTCGGCGACCGTCGCGACGAGGTCTACAACCTCGTCGAGGACCCCTACGAGCTCAACGACCTCGCAGCCGAGATGGACAGCGAGTGGATCGCTGAGCAGGCCGACGCCGCGGTCGCGTGGTACCTCACCACCGAGCACGCCTACGCCAACTTCCGGGGCGAGGAGTAG
- the truB gene encoding tRNA pseudouridine(55) synthase TruB — protein MSSPSGLVIVDKPSGVTSHQVVGRLRRLLGTRRIGHAGTLDPMATGVLILGVNRATRLLGHLALHDKEYLATVRLGESSPTDDADGEVVAVADASGLTGADVDAALEPQRGDILQRPSAVSAIKVDGKRAYARVRSGEDVVLKERPVTVSRLEVLDVRPAGRCLDVDLAVECSSGTYVRAIARDLGDALSVGGHLTALRRTRIGGYGIDDAVALGDDPPHLMGMAEAARLSFPVVDLTEAEARDVGFGRSLARVVPADPTGVIGPDGDLLALYRPSGNGSVPVAVLV, from the coding sequence GTGAGCTCACCGTCAGGGCTGGTGATCGTCGACAAGCCGTCGGGGGTCACCAGCCACCAGGTTGTCGGGCGCCTTCGCAGGCTGCTCGGCACCCGCAGGATCGGGCATGCCGGGACGCTGGACCCGATGGCCACCGGGGTGCTCATCCTGGGAGTCAACCGGGCCACCCGTCTGCTCGGCCACCTGGCCCTGCACGACAAGGAGTACCTCGCGACCGTGCGGCTGGGGGAGTCGTCCCCCACCGATGACGCGGACGGCGAGGTCGTCGCCGTGGCGGACGCCTCGGGTCTCACCGGGGCCGACGTGGACGCGGCCCTCGAGCCGCAGCGCGGCGACATCCTCCAGCGGCCCTCAGCCGTGTCCGCGATCAAGGTCGACGGCAAACGCGCCTACGCGCGCGTCCGCTCCGGCGAGGACGTCGTGCTCAAGGAGCGCCCCGTCACCGTCTCCCGACTCGAGGTCCTCGACGTGCGCCCCGCCGGCCGTTGCCTCGACGTCGACCTCGCCGTCGAGTGCTCGTCCGGCACCTACGTCCGGGCCATAGCCCGTGACCTGGGCGACGCCCTGTCGGTGGGCGGCCACCTGACAGCGCTGCGCCGCACCCGCATCGGCGGCTACGGCATCGACGACGCCGTGGCGCTCGGCGACGATCCGCCGCACCTGATGGGCATGGCCGAGGCCGCCCGGCTCAGCTTTCCCGTCGTTGACCTGACCGAGGCTGAGGCCCGCGACGTCGGCTTCGGCCGATCCCTGGCACGCGTCGTGCCGGCCGACCCGACCGGCGTCATCGGCCCGGACGGCGACCTCCTGGCGCTCTACCGTCCGTCGGGCAATGGCTCGGTTCCGGTTGCGGTGCTGGTGTGA
- the rimP gene encoding ribosome maturation factor RimP: MQESTLTAVIEPILADHGLELDRLEVTPIGKRSVLRITIDGDGPEGRGPLLDDIAQASRLISEALDESAAVGSAPYTLEVSSRGVSKPLTEAKHFRRNRGRLVKLWLEEGQVTGRILAVADEAVTVDIDGTERQVPLADITKAVVQVELNRQADDLDGEDN; the protein is encoded by the coding sequence ATGCAGGAATCCACGCTCACCGCCGTCATCGAGCCGATTCTGGCGGACCACGGACTGGAGCTCGACCGGCTTGAGGTGACGCCCATCGGGAAGCGCTCCGTACTGCGCATCACCATCGACGGTGACGGCCCCGAGGGCCGCGGCCCCCTGCTCGACGACATCGCGCAGGCCTCCCGGCTCATCTCCGAGGCGCTGGACGAGTCGGCCGCCGTCGGCAGCGCCCCCTACACGCTCGAGGTCAGCTCGCGCGGCGTCAGCAAGCCGCTGACCGAGGCCAAGCACTTCCGCCGCAACCGCGGGCGGCTCGTCAAGCTCTGGCTCGAGGAGGGCCAGGTCACCGGCCGCATCCTCGCAGTCGCGGACGAGGCGGTCACCGTCGACATCGACGGGACCGAGCGCCAGGTTCCCCTGGCGGACATCACGAAGGCCGTGGTCCAGGTGGAGCTGAACCGCCAGGCCGACGACCTCGACGGAGAGGACAACTGA
- a CDS encoding GNAT family N-acetyltransferase, giving the protein MVLTVSQATDADLEVLRQHQDRPELGLVDEHFRQQGTGRIIFAVVRDGERPVGSAVIDFEAGQLTPELRHMYVFKSARRQGAGRLLTQFIEQAARARGYTAVFLAVDPNNYKAVPLYISLEYHPTGEHLFVDEPEVRQVEEGETPSTHYAIYKKSLTAL; this is encoded by the coding sequence ATGGTCTTGACCGTCAGCCAAGCAACCGATGCAGACCTGGAGGTCCTCCGCCAGCACCAGGACCGGCCCGAGCTGGGGCTGGTCGACGAGCACTTCCGTCAGCAGGGTACAGGTCGCATCATCTTCGCCGTCGTACGCGACGGCGAACGGCCGGTCGGCAGCGCGGTCATCGACTTCGAGGCGGGGCAGCTGACGCCGGAGCTGCGGCACATGTATGTGTTCAAGTCCGCCCGTCGCCAGGGCGCCGGCCGGCTCCTGACGCAGTTCATCGAGCAGGCGGCCCGCGCGCGCGGGTACACCGCGGTCTTCCTGGCCGTCGACCCCAACAACTACAAGGCCGTCCCGCTCTACATCTCGCTGGAGTACCACCCCACGGGCGAGCACCTCTTCGTCGACGAGCCCGAGGTGCGCCAGGTCGAGGAGGGCGAGACTCCCAGCACCCACTACGCGATCTACAAGAAGAGCCTCACGGCCCTGTAG
- a CDS encoding YlxR family protein, with the protein MRTCIACRGRAPQSELVRLVRRGDLVVDATAPRLEGRGAYVHRGCIELAVKRQAVRRTFGPGSELDAALRADPA; encoded by the coding sequence GTGCGCACCTGTATCGCGTGCCGCGGCCGCGCACCCCAGTCGGAGCTTGTGCGTCTGGTGCGCCGCGGGGACCTCGTCGTCGACGCCACCGCGCCCCGGCTGGAGGGGCGGGGCGCCTACGTCCACCGTGGCTGCATCGAGCTCGCAGTGAAGCGGCAGGCGGTGCGCCGGACGTTCGGCCCCGGCTCGGAGCTGGACGCGGCGCTGCGCGCCGATCCGGCCTGA
- the infB gene encoding translation initiation factor IF-2 codes for MAKPRVHEIAKEIGITSKELLAKLGEMGEYVRGPSSTLETPVVRRVREAYNAPADDAPKTQTTAPAPRPAPKPAARPAAKPASPAAPAAPKPAAARPAAPAAPTATPGAPTASESQAASPTRPAAPRPAAPKPHAPAPKPAAARPAAKAPGAGRSGGAPTPGPRPQAPGRPGAPTPGPRKPGAPRPGNNPFAASQGMGTQQRRNDRPGGGQRRDGAAPRSGGDQQRMPRPGGTGGLPGMPRPNPAMMPKTANAAIGARPSRPGGGPGRGRPGGGGGGGGRPGAGGPPMGGGMGGGRGGGRGRSGGTQGAFGRGGSAGKRGRKSKKQRRQEFDQMEAPTIGGVRLRKGDGATVRLRRGASLTDLAEKIGVEPASLVQVLFHLGEMVTATQSVADDTLEVLGAELDYNIEVVSPEDEDRELLESFDLEFGEDLGGEEDLAPRPPVVTVMGHVDHGKTKLLDALRHTNVVAGEAGGITQAIGAYQVETEVDGKDRKITFIDTPGHEAFTAMRARGAKSTDIAVLVVAADDGVMPQTIEALNHAKAAEVPIVVAVNKIDKDAADPTRVRGQLSEFGLVPEEYGGDTQFVDVSAVTRQGLDELLESIVLTADAALDLRANPDMPAQGVAIEAHLDKGRGPVATVLVHRGTLRVGDSIVAGSAHGRVRAMINDQGDTVDAAPPSLPVQVLGLTAVPGAGDNFLVVDDDRMARQIADKREARMRAAQQAKSSRRKTLDQLFEQLEKGETQELLLILKGDGAGSVEALEDALSKIEVGDEVSLRVIDRGVGAITETNVSLAAASKAVVIGFNVRPTPHAQQLADRENVDIRFYSVIYQAIDEIEAALKGMLKPIFAEEVRGHAEIREIFRSSKFGNIAGCMVTNGSIRRNAKARLLRDGVVIADTSIASLRREKDDASEVREGFECGMTLSNYNDIKLGDVVETYEMVEKERE; via the coding sequence GTGGCTAAGCCTCGCGTCCACGAGATCGCCAAGGAAATCGGGATCACAAGTAAAGAACTTCTGGCCAAGCTGGGGGAGATGGGCGAATACGTTCGCGGCCCGTCCTCCACGCTGGAGACGCCGGTGGTTCGTCGCGTCCGGGAGGCGTACAACGCCCCCGCGGACGACGCCCCCAAGACCCAGACCACGGCACCGGCCCCCAGGCCGGCGCCGAAGCCCGCCGCGCGTCCGGCCGCCAAGCCGGCCAGCCCGGCGGCCCCCGCCGCGCCGAAGCCGGCCGCCGCGCGCCCCGCGGCCCCCGCCGCGCCGACCGCGACCCCCGGTGCCCCGACCGCGTCGGAGAGCCAGGCCGCGTCCCCGACGCGTCCCGCCGCTCCTCGCCCGGCCGCGCCGAAGCCGCACGCCCCCGCACCGAAGCCCGCCGCCGCGCGTCCCGCGGCCAAGGCTCCCGGTGCCGGTCGCTCCGGCGGCGCGCCGACCCCCGGCCCGCGTCCCCAGGCCCCCGGCCGTCCGGGCGCCCCGACCCCCGGCCCCCGCAAGCCGGGCGCCCCGCGCCCCGGCAACAACCCGTTCGCCGCGTCCCAGGGCATGGGCACGCAGCAGCGTCGCAACGACCGCCCCGGCGGCGGTCAGCGTCGCGACGGTGCCGCCCCCCGCTCCGGCGGTGACCAGCAGCGCATGCCGCGCCCCGGTGGCACCGGCGGCCTGCCCGGCATGCCGCGCCCCAACCCCGCGATGATGCCGAAGACCGCGAACGCGGCCATCGGCGCGCGCCCGAGCCGTCCCGGTGGCGGCCCCGGCCGTGGTCGTCCCGGCGGCGGCGGTGGCGGCGGTGGTCGTCCCGGTGCCGGTGGCCCGCCCATGGGCGGCGGCATGGGTGGCGGTCGCGGCGGCGGTCGTGGCCGCAGTGGCGGCACCCAGGGCGCGTTCGGTCGTGGTGGCTCCGCAGGTAAGCGGGGTCGCAAGTCGAAGAAGCAGCGCAGGCAAGAGTTCGACCAGATGGAGGCCCCGACGATCGGCGGCGTGCGTCTGCGCAAGGGCGACGGTGCGACCGTCCGCCTGCGTCGCGGCGCCTCGCTGACCGACCTCGCCGAGAAGATCGGCGTGGAGCCGGCGTCGCTGGTGCAGGTGCTGTTCCACCTCGGTGAGATGGTCACCGCCACGCAGTCCGTGGCCGACGACACCCTCGAGGTGCTGGGCGCCGAGCTCGACTACAACATCGAGGTCGTCTCGCCCGAGGACGAGGACCGCGAGCTGCTCGAGAGCTTCGACCTGGAGTTCGGCGAGGATCTCGGCGGCGAGGAGGACCTCGCGCCGCGTCCGCCGGTCGTCACGGTCATGGGCCACGTCGACCACGGCAAGACGAAGCTGCTCGACGCGCTGCGTCACACCAACGTCGTGGCGGGCGAGGCCGGCGGCATCACTCAGGCCATCGGCGCGTACCAGGTCGAGACTGAGGTCGACGGCAAGGACCGCAAGATCACCTTCATCGACACCCCGGGTCACGAGGCGTTCACCGCCATGCGTGCCCGCGGCGCGAAGTCGACCGACATCGCGGTGCTCGTGGTCGCGGCCGACGACGGTGTGATGCCCCAGACGATCGAGGCTCTGAACCACGCCAAGGCGGCCGAGGTGCCGATCGTGGTCGCGGTCAACAAGATCGACAAGGACGCGGCCGACCCGACCCGGGTCCGCGGCCAGCTGTCCGAGTTCGGCCTGGTGCCCGAGGAGTACGGCGGCGACACCCAGTTCGTCGACGTGTCCGCCGTGACCCGCCAGGGTCTCGACGAGCTGCTCGAGTCCATCGTCCTGACCGCCGACGCGGCCCTGGACCTGCGCGCCAACCCCGACATGCCCGCCCAGGGTGTGGCGATCGAGGCGCACCTCGACAAGGGCCGCGGCCCGGTTGCCACCGTCCTGGTGCACCGCGGCACGCTGCGCGTCGGCGACTCGATCGTGGCCGGCTCGGCCCACGGCCGCGTCCGCGCCATGATCAACGATCAGGGTGACACCGTCGACGCCGCCCCGCCGTCGCTGCCCGTGCAGGTGCTCGGCCTCACCGCCGTGCCCGGCGCTGGCGACAACTTCCTGGTTGTCGACGATGACCGCATGGCCCGACAGATCGCCGACAAGCGTGAGGCGCGCATGCGTGCGGCGCAGCAGGCGAAGTCCAGCCGTCGCAAGACCCTCGACCAGCTGTTCGAGCAGCTGGAGAAGGGCGAGACGCAGGAGCTGCTGCTCATCCTCAAGGGCGACGGCGCCGGTTCCGTCGAGGCCCTCGAGGACGCGCTGTCGAAGATCGAGGTCGGCGACGAGGTGTCGCTGCGGGTCATCGACCGTGGCGTCGGTGCCATCACCGAGACAAACGTCTCGCTGGCCGCCGCCTCCAAGGCCGTCGTCATCGGCTTCAACGTGCGGCCCACGCCGCATGCGCAGCAGCTGGCCGACCGGGAGAACGTGGACATCCGCTTCTACTCGGTCATCTACCAGGCCATCGACGAGATCGAGGCGGCTCTCAAGGGCATGCTCAAGCCGATCTTCGCCGAGGAGGTCCGCGGCCACGCGGAGATCCGCGAGATCTTCCGCTCGTCCAAGTTCGGCAACATCGCGGGTTGCATGGTCACGAACGGCTCCATCCGCCGCAACGCCAAGGCGCGTCTGCTGCGCGACGGCGTCGTGATCGCCGACACCTCCATCGCGTCGCTGCGTCGCGAGAAGGATGACGCCTCCGAGGTCCGCGAGGGCTTCGAGTGCGGCATGACCCTGTCGAACTACAACGACATCAAGCTCGGTGACGTCGTCGAGACGTACGAGATGGTGGAGAAGGAGCGCGAGTGA
- the nusA gene encoding transcription termination factor NusA produces the protein MDVDLDALRTIERDREIPMDYLLKTLEDALLNAYTKTPNALRGVKVEVDRKSGKVAVLAPEFNDDDEVIGYFDDTPEDFGRIAAATARQVIFQRIREAEDDQKYGHFQGVEGDILVGTVQQDRDSRAIRVDLGELEAVMPLAEQVPGEDYAHGRRLRVYVVSVRRELRGPQVIVSRTHPGLVRKLFSLEVPEIDKGVVEIKEIAREAGHRTKIAVVSHDQNVSAKGAFIGPMGQRVRAVTNELGEEKIDIVDFSEDPTKFVAAALSPAKVLSVTVVDEAARACRAIVPDYQLSLAIGREGQNARLAARLTGWRIDIQPDVQR, from the coding sequence ATGGACGTCGATCTTGATGCGCTGCGCACCATCGAGCGGGACCGCGAGATCCCGATGGACTACCTCCTGAAGACGCTGGAGGACGCGCTGCTCAACGCCTACACCAAGACCCCGAACGCCCTGCGTGGCGTGAAGGTCGAGGTGGACCGCAAGTCCGGCAAGGTCGCGGTGCTCGCGCCCGAGTTCAACGACGACGACGAGGTCATCGGCTATTTCGACGACACGCCCGAGGACTTCGGCCGCATCGCGGCCGCCACTGCCCGCCAGGTCATCTTCCAGCGGATCCGCGAAGCCGAGGACGACCAGAAGTACGGCCACTTCCAAGGCGTGGAGGGCGACATCCTGGTGGGCACTGTCCAGCAGGACCGTGACTCCAGGGCCATCCGCGTCGACCTCGGTGAGCTCGAGGCCGTCATGCCGCTGGCCGAGCAGGTCCCCGGCGAGGACTACGCGCACGGCCGACGCCTGCGCGTCTACGTCGTGAGCGTGCGCCGCGAGCTTCGCGGCCCGCAGGTCATCGTGTCGCGCACGCACCCCGGGCTGGTGAGGAAGCTGTTCTCGCTGGAGGTGCCCGAGATCGACAAGGGCGTCGTCGAGATCAAGGAGATCGCCCGCGAGGCCGGCCACCGCACCAAGATCGCCGTGGTCTCGCACGACCAGAACGTCTCCGCCAAGGGCGCCTTCATCGGCCCGATGGGCCAGCGGGTGCGCGCCGTCACCAACGAGCTGGGTGAGGAGAAGATCGACATCGTCGACTTCTCGGAGGACCCGACGAAGTTCGTCGCCGCCGCGTTGTCTCCCGCCAAGGTTCTCTCCGTCACCGTGGTCGACGAGGCGGCCCGCGCCTGCCGCGCCATCGTGCCGGACTACCAGCTGTCGCTCGCCATCGGCCGCGAGGGCCAGAATGCCCGCCTGGCCGCCCGCCTGACCGGCTGGCGCATCGACATCCAGCCCGACGTGCAGCGCTGA
- a CDS encoding bifunctional riboflavin kinase/FAD synthetase, with amino-acid sequence MSPVKDIEHGSVVVVGNFDGVHQGHRKVLTEANRDTHHPLIVVTFWPHPVSVLRPDKAPQLLTDLRTRIELLKAAGASEVRVIRFTRDVAAMSPAAFVERFLLPLRPVRVVVGENFRFGNRASGDVSTLAELGKGHFEVRPMSLASVDEEISCSTGVRAALEAGDVRTAALHLGRPFRFRGVVEVGDQRGRELGFPTANLAVPNEMAVPADGVYAGWLTRLDEPDAPRLPAAISVGTNPTFDGADHRVESYVLGRTDLELYGVEIGVDFVDRIRGQVRFAGIAALIDQMNDDVAATRVMLAIDD; translated from the coding sequence TTGAGTCCCGTGAAGGACATCGAGCACGGCAGTGTCGTCGTCGTCGGCAACTTCGACGGCGTCCATCAGGGACACCGTAAGGTGCTGACCGAGGCCAACCGGGACACCCACCACCCCCTGATCGTGGTCACGTTCTGGCCCCATCCCGTCTCTGTCCTGCGGCCCGACAAGGCGCCGCAGCTGTTGACCGACCTGCGCACCCGGATCGAGCTGCTCAAGGCGGCGGGTGCCAGCGAGGTGCGCGTCATCCGCTTCACGAGAGACGTGGCGGCCATGTCGCCCGCGGCCTTCGTCGAGCGTTTCCTGCTGCCACTTCGTCCTGTCCGGGTCGTGGTGGGGGAGAACTTCCGATTCGGCAACCGGGCCTCAGGCGATGTGTCCACGCTCGCGGAACTGGGGAAGGGGCACTTCGAGGTGCGCCCGATGTCGCTGGCCTCCGTCGACGAGGAGATCAGCTGTTCCACGGGGGTGCGCGCGGCGCTCGAGGCAGGCGACGTCCGCACGGCGGCGCTGCATCTGGGTCGTCCGTTCCGCTTCCGTGGCGTCGTTGAGGTCGGGGACCAGCGCGGCCGCGAGCTGGGCTTCCCTACCGCGAACCTCGCCGTTCCCAACGAGATGGCCGTTCCCGCCGACGGCGTGTACGCCGGCTGGCTGACCAGGCTGGACGAGCCCGACGCCCCACGGCTTCCCGCCGCGATCTCGGTGGGCACGAACCCCACGTTCGACGGGGCCGACCACCGCGTCGAGTCCTACGTCCTCGGCCGCACCGATCTCGAGCTGTACGGCGTGGAGATCGGCGTCGACTTCGTTGACCGCATCCGCGGGCAGGTGCGTTTCGCCGGCATCGCGGCGCTGATCGACCAGATGAACGACGACGTCGCCGCGACGCGAGTCATGCTCGCGATCGACGACTGA
- the rbfA gene encoding 30S ribosome-binding factor RbfA gives MANPRNAKLADQIKVVVAKTIERRVKDPRLGFVTLTDVRLTGDNREATVFYTVLGDDEQRAGTAAALASATGMLRSTVGQQLGLRFTPTLAFVEDATPETAKQIEDLLARVQASDAAAAASSEGKEFAGEADPYRRPRLSEEDDEQ, from the coding sequence ATGGCCAACCCCCGCAACGCGAAGCTGGCCGACCAGATCAAGGTCGTCGTCGCCAAGACCATCGAGCGTCGGGTCAAGGACCCGCGCCTGGGGTTCGTGACGCTGACCGACGTCAGGCTGACCGGTGACAACCGTGAGGCGACCGTGTTCTACACGGTGCTCGGGGACGACGAGCAGCGCGCCGGCACCGCCGCCGCGCTGGCGTCGGCCACCGGCATGCTGCGCAGCACGGTCGGTCAGCAACTGGGGCTCCGCTTCACGCCGACGCTCGCGTTCGTCGAGGACGCCACGCCCGAGACGGCCAAGCAGATCGAGGATCTACTGGCCCGGGTGCAGGCCAGCGACGCCGCCGCGGCGGCGTCGTCCGAGGGCAAGGAGTTCGCCGGCGAGGCGGACCCCTACCGCAGGCCCAGGCTGTCCGAGGAGGACGACGAGCAGTGA